From Saccharomyces paradoxus chromosome III, complete sequence, a single genomic window includes:
- the PRD1 gene encoding metalloendopeptidase (Zinc metalloendopeptidase~similar to YCL057W), protein MRLFLCKNWFTSPVISPLLYTRFLHSMANATSFPIAPQSPPNWSFTPNDISGKTKEIINNSNSFYDSMSQVESPSVNNFIEPFMKFENELGPIINQLTFMQHVSSDKEIRDASVNSSMKLDELNIDLSLRYDIFLQFARVWQDVQSKGDSMERETFKYIEKSYKDYIHSGLELDEPNRLKIKEIKKKISVNSINFSKNLGEQKEYITFTKEQLEGVPDSILAQFETINSDKDNNETLYKVTFKYPDIFPVMKLASSAQTRKQAFLADQNKVPENEAILLDTLKLRDELASLLGYDTYANYNLYDKMAKDSTTVMDFLNDLKDKLIPLGKKELDFLQDMKAKDVKKLNRGEDPNYYIWDHRYYDNKYLLENFNVDLEKISEFFPLEATITGMLQIYETLFNLKFIETKDPENKSVWHDDVKQLAVWNMDDPKSPSFVGWIYFDLHPRDGKYGHAANFGLSSSFMIDNSKKSYPVTALVCNFSKSTKDKPSLLKHNEIVTFFHELGHGIHDLVGQNKESRFNGPGSVPWDFVEAPSQMLEFWTWNKNELINLSSHYKTGEKIPESLIDSLIKTKHVNGALFTLRQLHFGLFDMKVHTCKDLQNLSICDTWNQLRQDISLISNGGTLSKGYDSFGHIMSDSYSAGYYGYLWAEVFATDMYHTKFAKDPLNTKNGIQYRDIVLARGGLYDINDNLKEFLGREPSKDAFLKELGLQN, encoded by the coding sequence ATGCGATTGTTTCTGTGCAAGAATTGGTTTACGTCACCTGTAATCTCGCCGCTACTGTATACCCGCTTCCTACATTCAATGGCTAACGCTACTAGTTTCCCCATTGCTCCTCAGAGCCCGCCCAATTGGTCGTTCACTCCCAACGATATTAGCGGGAAAACCAAGGAAATCATCAACAACAGTAACAGTTTCTATGACTCCATGAGTCAGGTGGAGAGTCCTTCTGTGAACAATTTCATCGAACCTTTTATGaagtttgaaaatgaattgGGCCCAATCATTAACCAGTTAACTTTTATGCAGCATGTGTCGTCTGATAAAGAGATTAGGGACGCATCTGTAAACTCTTCAATGAAACTGGATGAGTTGAACATCGATCTGTCGCTGCGTTACGACATCTTTTTACAATTCGCGCGGGTCTGGCAGGATGTTCAATCGAAAGGTGATTCTATGGAAAGAGAAACTTTTAAATACATTGAGAAATCTTACAAGGACTACATTCATTCTGGTTTGGAACTTGACGAGCCCAACAGGttgaaaatcaaagagatcaaaaagaagatatccGTCAACTCCATCAACTTTTCCAAGAATCTAGGAGAACAAAAGGAATATATCACTTTCACCAAAGAACAACTGGAAGGTGTGCCCGACTCTATCTTGGCGCAGTTCGAAACAATCAATTCTGACAAAGATAACAATGAAACCTTGTATAAAGTTACCTTCAAATATCCGGACATTTTTCCCGTGATGAAATTGGCATCCTCAGCGCAGACCAGAAAGCAAGCATTCTTGGCCGACCAAAATAAGGTCCCTGAAAATGAAGCTATACTGCTGGATACATTGAAGCTGCGTGACGAATTGGCTTCATTGTTGGGCTACGACACGTATGCCAACTATAACCTGTACGATAAAATGGCTAAAGACAGCACTACGGTGATGGActttttgaatgatttgaaGGACAAACTTATTCCGTTGGGCAAAAAGGAACTGGATTTCTTGCAAGATATGAAAGCTAAGGATGTCAAAAAGCTTAATCGGGGTGAAGATCCAAACTATTACATTTGGGACCATCGTTACTACGATAACAAATACCTGCTAGAAAACTTTAATGTGGACCTAGAGaaaatttctgaatttttccCACTAGAGGCTACAATTACCGGTATGTTACAAATCTACGAAACATTGTTTAATTTGAAGTTTATCGAGACGAAAGACCCTGAAAATAAATCTGTTTGGCATGATGATGTCAAACAGCTCGCCGTCTGGAATATGGATGACCCGAAGTCTCCAAGCTTTGTTGGCTGGATATATTTCGATTTACATCCTCGTGATGGTAAATATGGTCACGCAGCTAATTTCGGTTTATCCTCATCATTCATGATCGATAACTCCAAAAAATCGTACCCGGTCACTGCATTGGTCTGTAATTTCTCCAAATCCACGAAGGATAAACCTTCTTTGTTAAAGCATAACGAAATAGTAACATTTTTCCATGAATTGGGCCATGGCATCCATGACCTGGTGGGCCAAAATAAGGAATCAAGGTTTAACGGCCCCGGGTCTGTTCCATGGGATTTTGTGGAGGCACCTTCTCAAATGTTAGAATTTTGGACCTGGAATAAGAATGAATTAATCAATCTCTCATCACATTATAAAACAGGTGAAAAAATCCCAGAATCTTTGATCGATTCATTGATCAAAACTAAGCATGTCAACGGTGCTTTATTCACTCTAAGACAATTACATTTTGGATTATTTGATATGAAAGTGCATACTTGTAAAGACTTACAAAACCTATCAATTTGCGATACCTGGAATCAATTGAGACAAgatatttctttgatttctaaTGGCGGCACATTATCCAAGGGTTACGATTCCTTCGGTCATATTATGTCAGACTCTTACTCTGCCGGCTATTACGGTTATCTATGGGCAGAAGTCTTTGCAACTGATATGTATCACACCAAATTCGCTAAGGATCCCCTAAATACCAAGAATGGTATACAATACCGTGATATCGTGTTGGCGCGTGGTGGTCTTTATGATATTAATGATAATCTGAAAGAATTTCTGGGCAGAGAACCTTCTAAGGATGCCTTCTTGAAGGAGCTAGGCCTACAAAATTAA
- the PEX34 gene encoding Pex34p (Protein that regulates peroxisome populations~similar to YCL056C), translated as MVPKKDTAEISGRDIWANVWSGVSSLLDFFAVLENLGVVNDKLYVSGILRKIWLCYSCVSVIKCVWKLIKLCKVKFKIDQRLNGQGNGLIKDKLVNFKKKYNDQIRHITAALLQDLSYLMVLIYPGTRLFKRLSNIITLCRIIV; from the coding sequence ATGGTTCCGAAAAAAGATACCGCTGAAATCAGTGGAAGAGATATATGGGCAAATGTATGGAGTGGTGTAAGCTCGCTGCTGGATTTTTTCGCAGTGTTGGAAAACCTAGGTGTGGTCAATGATAAGTTATATGTAAGTGGGATATTGAGGAAAATTTGGCTGTGCTACTCCTGCGTTTCAGTGATTAAGTGTGTGTGGAAATTAATAAAGTTGTGCAAGGTAAAATTTAAGATTGATCAACGACTAAATGGCCAGGGGAATGGTCTAATAAAGGATAAATTGgtaaatttcaagaaaaagtataaCGATCAAATTAGACATATTACTGCCGCTCTACTCCAAGACTTGAGCTATTTGATGGTTTTGATTTATCCAGGAACGAGGTTATTTAAAAGACTATCTAACATAATAACACTTTGTAGAATAATTGTATAA
- the KAR4 gene encoding Kar4p (Transcription factor required for response to pheromones~similar to YCL055W) has product MRRSIQYHDKEYGATAIIKQKRSGNTNKMAFQDSTYDQNKSRHNNSHLQGPNQETIEMKSKHVSFKPSRDFHTNDYSNNYIHGNSLPQQHVTNIENRVDGYPKLQKLFQAKAKQINQFATTPFGCKIGIDSIVPTLNHWIQNENLTFDVVMIGCLTENQFIYPILTQLPLDKLISKPGFLFIWANSQKINELTKLLNNEIWAKKFRRSEELVFVPIDKKSPFYPGLDQDDETLMEKMQWHCWMCITGTVRRSTDGHLIHCNVDTDLSIETKDTTNGAVPSHLYRIAENFSTATRRLHIIPARTGYETPVKVRPGWVIVSPDVMLDNFSPKRYKEEIANLGSNIPLKNEIELLRPRSPVQKAQ; this is encoded by the coding sequence ATGCGACGTTCTATTCAATATCATGACAAAGAATATGGCGCAACAGCTATTATAAAACAGAAGAGAAGCGGCAATACTAATAAGATGGCATTCCAAGATTCAACTTACGACCAGAATAAAAGCAGACACAACAACAGTCACTTGCAAGGGCCAAACCAGGAAACAATAGAAATGAAATCTAAACACGTATCATTCAAACCCTCTAGAGACTTCCATACAAATGATTACTCAAACAACTACATACATGGGAATTCGCTACCACAACAGCACGTTACGAACATTGAGAATAGGGTTGATGGCTATCCAAAACTTCAGAAATTATTTCAGGCGAAGGCTAAACAAATCAATCAATTTGCCACTACGCCATTCGGGTGTAAAATCGGAATAGACTCCATTGTACCAACGTTGAACCATTGGatacaaaatgaaaatttgacATTCGACGTGGTGATGATTGGTTGCCTAACAGAAAATCAGTTTATATATCCGATTTTAACCCAATTGCCATTGGATAAATTGATCTCTAAACCaggtttccttttcatctgGGCCAACTCtcaaaaaatcaatgaacTTACTAAACTCTTGAACAACGAAATTTGGGCTAAAAAGTTTAGAAGAAGTGAAGAGTTGGTTTTTGTCCCTATTGACAAGAAATCACCATTTTATCCCGGTTTAGATCAAGACGATGAAACActgatggaaaaaatgcaatGGCATTGCTGGATGTGTATCACAGGTACAGTAAGGAGATCTACGGATGGCCATCTCATTCATTGTAATGTAGATACTGATCTAAGTATTGAAACGAAGGATACCACTAACGGTGCGGTACCATCACACCTGTATCGTATTGCGGAAAATTTCTCTACCGCTACGAGAAGATTACATATCATCCCCGCAAGAACTGGTTACGAAACGCCTGTTAAAGTAAGACCTGGATGGGTCATAGTGAGTCCAGATGTTATGTTAGATAACTTCTCACCCAAGAGATATAAAGAGGAAATCGCTAACCTAGGTTCCAATATTccattaaaaaatgaaattgagTTGTTAAGACCAAGAAGTCCAGTGCAGAAAGCACAATAA